In Populus nigra chromosome 1, ddPopNigr1.1, whole genome shotgun sequence, one genomic interval encodes:
- the LOC133678623 gene encoding protein SPA1-RELATED 2-like isoform X1 — protein MDEGLGDEVASMDVVEQAHLRGKESEHSVKPPESSNLLESREMDIAGVDDCRESSFHVLADMLEGKNENRSASPMDASEQPCSSPRSIDDAGNMNEELMVRNFDGSNLAIVGTPNNRERMQTRQNQWPHLYQIGGGSMTGISRSNILYKDSGQAMLDVRHSSSSDILAQKTSSNERNEVSEQLTHPDFNGLSGNMSSHASIRTKILSKSGFSEFFVKNTLKGKGIVYRGPPHDSFKLQPRYQNNERAVGGPLAASDTPLNLSAKTVMMASSHGIAGPRPAGSDHDGVSLREWLNAGRHKVNKVESLHVFRRIVDLVDYSHSQGVALPDLRPSSFKLLQSNQVKYLGSAAQRDLVESAKGRNAPYSDNHVVRRRPLEQGMFSSVAASVKKQKFSERMNYTSRWPQFSAKYGLKLESTSDGDIDATVSQNSLNEATEHNCNSEYGIQAKSSSHQPSKLGQRQLTSISDQLEEKWYTSPEELSEGICRTASNIYGLGILLFELLGRFDSDRAHATAMSDLCHRILPPQLLSENPKEAGFCLWLLHPEPSSRPTTREILQSELINGLQEVSAEELSSSVDQDDAESELLLHFLVSLKEQKQKHAFKLVEDVRCLDTDIEEVGRRSCSKKHLHHSCLENDFINERQPTSEHKEPSRLEALSQVSPDFQTNNMRLMSNISQLESAYFSMRSKVQLAETDAATRQDKDLLRNRKNWDLAQEDEETQNTTDCLGSFFDGLCKYARYSKFEARGLLRTGDFNNSANVICSLSFDRDADYFAAAGVSKKIKIFEFDSLFNDSVDIHYPVIEMSNESKLSCICWNSYIKSYLASTGYDGVVKLWDVNTGQVVFQYKEHEKRAWSVDFSQVYPTKLASGSDDCSVKLWSINEKNSTSTIRNIANVCCVQFSSHSTHLLAFGSADYRTYCYDLRNVRAPWCVLAGHDKAVSYVKFLDSETLVTASTDNTLKIWDLNKTSSSGLSPSACSLTLGGHTNEKNFVGLSVANGYIACGSETNEVYAYHRSLPMPITSHKFGSIDPISGKETDCDNGQFVSSVCWRGKSDMVVAANSSGCIKALQML, from the exons ATGGACGAAGGATTGGGTGATGAAGTGGCTTCAATGGACGTGGTGGAGCAGGCCCACCTCCGAGGTAAAGAGAGTGAGCATTCCGTGAAACCACCTGAAAGCTCCAACTTGTTGGAATCTCGTGAAATGGATATAGCTGGTGTGGATGATTGTCGTGAGAGCTCCTTTCATGTACTTGCTGATATGTTGGAGGGTAAGAATGAAAATAGGAGTGCAAGCCCTATGGATGCATCTGAGCAGCCATGCTCTAGCCCTCGCTCTATAGATGATGCTGGGAACATGAATGAAGAATTAATGGTGAGAAATTTTGATGGTTCAAATTTAGCCATTGTTGGTACACCAAATAATAGGGAAAGGATGCAAACTAGGCAGAATCAGTGGCCGCATCTTTATCAAATTGGAGGGGGATCCATGACTGGGATTTCTCGTAGTAATATCTTGTATAAGGACAGTGGTCAAGCAATGCTAGATGTGCGGCACTCATCTTCATCTGACATTTTGGCTCAAAAAACCTCGAGCAATGAAAGAAATGAAGTCTCAGAACAATTGACACATCCTGACTTTAATGGGTTGTCAGGCAATATGAGCTCGCATGCTAGTATCCGGACAAAGATTCTATCGAAATCAGGATTCTCAgaattttttgtcaaaaacacCTTGAAAGGTAAGGGGATTGTTTATAGAGGGCCTCCACATGATAGCTTCAAACTTCAACCAAGATACCAGAACAATGAAAGGGCTGTTGGTGGACCTTTGGCAGCTTCTGATACCCCTTTGAACTTGAGTGCTAAAACTGTAATGATGGCCTCTTCACATGGGATTGCTGGGCCGAGGCCTGCTGGTTCTGATCATGATGGAGTGAGTTTGAGGGAATGGCTGAATGCTGGACGGCACAAAGTGAATAAAGTTGAGAGCTTGCATGTATTTAGACGGATTGTTGATCTAGTGGATTATTCTCATTCGCAAGGAGTTGCATTGCCTGACTTGCGGCCATCTAGCTTTAAGTTGTTGCAATCTAATCAGGTTAAATACCTTGGTTCAGCTGCTCAGAGAGATTTGGTTGAAAGTGCCAAGGGTCGAAATGCACCCTACTCCGACAATCATGTGGTCAGGAGAAGGCCGTTGGAACAAGGAATGTTTTCTTCTGTTGCTGCATCTGTGAAGAAGCAGAAGTTCAGTGAGAGGATGAACTATACCAGTCGCTGGCCTCAGTTCTCTGCAAAATATGGCTTGAAACTTGAATCTACAAGTGATGGGGACATCGATGCTACTGTTTCACAAAATTCTCTAAATGAAGCTACTGAACATAACTGTAATTCAGAATATGGAATTCAGGCCAAGTCCAGCAGCCATCAGCCATCTAAATTAGGTCAGCGCCAGTTGACATCTATTAGTGACCAGTTGGAAGAGAAATGGTATACAAGTCCCGAGGAGCTCAGTGAGGGGATCTGCAGGACTGCATCAAATATTTATGGTCTTGGTATTCTTCTATTTGAG TTGCTTGGTCGTTTTGACTCTGACAGAGCACATGCAACAGCAATGTCAGACCTTTGTCACAGGATTCTTCCTCCACAACTTTTATCAGAAAATCCAAAGGAAGCTGGATTCTGCCTTTGGCTACTTCATCCTGAACCCTCATCACGCCCAACAACAAG GGAAATCCTACAATCTGAATTGATTAATGGATTGCAAGAGGTGTCTGCAGAAGAATTGTCATCCTCTGTTGACCAAGATGATGCCGAATCAGAACTTTTGTTGCATTTCCTTGTTTCATTGAAggagcagaagcagaagcacGCCTTTAAGTTAGTGGAAGATGTTAGATGCTTGGATACTGATATTGAAGAGGTTGGTAGGAGAAGCTGCTCAAAGAAACACTTGCACCATTCTTGCTTAGAGAATGACTTTATAAATGAAAGGCAACCTACCTCTGAGCATAAAGAACCTTCCAGGTTGGAGGCACTTTCTCAAGTATCTCCTGATTTTCAGACAAACAATATGAGGTTGATGAGCAATATCAGCCAGCTTGAAAGTGCTTATTTCTCCATGAGATCCAAAGTCCAGCTTGCTGAGACTGATGCTGCCACTCGCCAAGATAAGGACTTACTGAGAAATCGTAAGAACTGGGATTTAGCACAGGAGGATGAAGAAACACAGAATACCACTGATTGCCTTGGATCCTTTTTTGATGGTTTGTGCAAGTATGCTCGTTATAGTAAGTTTGAAGCACGTGGGCTACTAAGAACCGGGGACTTCAATAATTCTGCAAATGTTATTTGTTCTTTGAGTTTTGACCGTGATGCAGACTATTTTGCTGCTGCTGGagtatcaaagaaaataaagatatttgagTTTGATTCACTCTTTAATGACTCTGTTGATATTCATTATCCAGTCATTGAAATGTCAAATGAGTCAAAGCTCAGCTGCATTTGCTGGAACAGCTACATCAAGAGCTATCTGGCTTCAACTGGCTATGATGGTGTTGTTAAG CTATGGGATGTGAATACTGGTCAAGTGGTTTTTCAATATAAGGAGCATGAAAAGAGAGCTTGGTCTGTGGACTTTTCTCAAGTATATCCAACAAAATTAGCCAGTGGAAGTGATGATTGTTCTGTGAAGCTGTGGAGCATTAATGAG AAAAATAGTACAAGCACAATCAGGAACATTGCAAATGTCTGCTGCGTGCAGTTCTCTTCTCACTCTACTCATTTGCTGGCCTTTGGGTCTGCAGATTACAGAACCTATTGCTATGATCTTCGGAATGTTAGAGCCCCCTGGTGTGTATTGGCTGGCCATGACAAAGCTGTGAGCTATGTTAAATTCTTGGACTCTGAAACTCTGGTTACTGCATCAACTGACAATACGTTAAAGATTTGGGATCTCAATAAAACCAGCTCCAGTGGTTTATCCCCTAGTGCTTGCAGCTTAACCCTTGGTGGACACACTAACGAGAAG AACTTTGTGGGTCTATCTGTTGCCAATGGTTACATAGCATGTGGATCAGAAACAAATGAG
- the LOC133678623 gene encoding protein SPA1-RELATED 2-like isoform X2 yields MDEGLGDEVASMDVVEQAHLRGKESEHSVKPPESSNLLESREMDIAGVDDCRESSFHVLADMLEGKNENRSASPMDASEQPCSSPRSIDDAGNMNEELMVRNFDGSNLAIVGTPNNRERMQTRQNQWPHLYQIGGGSMTGISRSNILYKDSGQAMLDVRHSSSSDILAQKTSSNERNEVSEQLTHPDFNGLSGNMSSHASIRTKILSKSGFSEFFVKNTLKGKGIVYRGPPHDSFKLQPRYQNNERAVGGPLAASDTPLNLSAKTVMMASSHGIAGPRPAGSDHDGVSLREWLNAGRHKVNKVESLHVFRRIVDLVDYSHSQGVALPDLRPSSFKLLQSNQVKYLGSAAQRDLVESAKGRNAPYSDNHVVRRRPLEQGMFSSVAASVKKQKFSERMNYTSRWPQFSAKYGLKLESTSDGDIDATVSQNSLNEATEHNCNSEYGIQAKSSSHQPSKLGQRQLTSISDQLEEKWYTSPEELSEGICRTASNIYGLGILLFELLGRFDSDRAHATAMSDLCHRILPPQLLSENPKEAGFCLWLLHPEPSSRPTTREILQSELINGLQEVSAEELSSSVDQDDAESELLLHFLVSLKEQKQKHAFKLVEDVRCLDTDIEEVGRRSCSKKHLHHSCLENDFINERQPTSEHKEPSRLEALSQVSPDFQTNNMRLMSNISQLESAYFSMRSKVQLAETDAATRQDKDLLRNRKNWDLAQEDEETQNTTDCLGSFFDGLCKYARYSKFEARGLLRTGDFNNSANVICSLSFDRDADYFAAAGVSKKIKIFEFDSLFNDSVDIHYPVIEMSNESKLSCICWNSYIKSYLASTGYDGVVKVCISCMLDSLLLKKYLSVAIWLQLAMMVLLSYGM; encoded by the exons ATGGACGAAGGATTGGGTGATGAAGTGGCTTCAATGGACGTGGTGGAGCAGGCCCACCTCCGAGGTAAAGAGAGTGAGCATTCCGTGAAACCACCTGAAAGCTCCAACTTGTTGGAATCTCGTGAAATGGATATAGCTGGTGTGGATGATTGTCGTGAGAGCTCCTTTCATGTACTTGCTGATATGTTGGAGGGTAAGAATGAAAATAGGAGTGCAAGCCCTATGGATGCATCTGAGCAGCCATGCTCTAGCCCTCGCTCTATAGATGATGCTGGGAACATGAATGAAGAATTAATGGTGAGAAATTTTGATGGTTCAAATTTAGCCATTGTTGGTACACCAAATAATAGGGAAAGGATGCAAACTAGGCAGAATCAGTGGCCGCATCTTTATCAAATTGGAGGGGGATCCATGACTGGGATTTCTCGTAGTAATATCTTGTATAAGGACAGTGGTCAAGCAATGCTAGATGTGCGGCACTCATCTTCATCTGACATTTTGGCTCAAAAAACCTCGAGCAATGAAAGAAATGAAGTCTCAGAACAATTGACACATCCTGACTTTAATGGGTTGTCAGGCAATATGAGCTCGCATGCTAGTATCCGGACAAAGATTCTATCGAAATCAGGATTCTCAgaattttttgtcaaaaacacCTTGAAAGGTAAGGGGATTGTTTATAGAGGGCCTCCACATGATAGCTTCAAACTTCAACCAAGATACCAGAACAATGAAAGGGCTGTTGGTGGACCTTTGGCAGCTTCTGATACCCCTTTGAACTTGAGTGCTAAAACTGTAATGATGGCCTCTTCACATGGGATTGCTGGGCCGAGGCCTGCTGGTTCTGATCATGATGGAGTGAGTTTGAGGGAATGGCTGAATGCTGGACGGCACAAAGTGAATAAAGTTGAGAGCTTGCATGTATTTAGACGGATTGTTGATCTAGTGGATTATTCTCATTCGCAAGGAGTTGCATTGCCTGACTTGCGGCCATCTAGCTTTAAGTTGTTGCAATCTAATCAGGTTAAATACCTTGGTTCAGCTGCTCAGAGAGATTTGGTTGAAAGTGCCAAGGGTCGAAATGCACCCTACTCCGACAATCATGTGGTCAGGAGAAGGCCGTTGGAACAAGGAATGTTTTCTTCTGTTGCTGCATCTGTGAAGAAGCAGAAGTTCAGTGAGAGGATGAACTATACCAGTCGCTGGCCTCAGTTCTCTGCAAAATATGGCTTGAAACTTGAATCTACAAGTGATGGGGACATCGATGCTACTGTTTCACAAAATTCTCTAAATGAAGCTACTGAACATAACTGTAATTCAGAATATGGAATTCAGGCCAAGTCCAGCAGCCATCAGCCATCTAAATTAGGTCAGCGCCAGTTGACATCTATTAGTGACCAGTTGGAAGAGAAATGGTATACAAGTCCCGAGGAGCTCAGTGAGGGGATCTGCAGGACTGCATCAAATATTTATGGTCTTGGTATTCTTCTATTTGAG TTGCTTGGTCGTTTTGACTCTGACAGAGCACATGCAACAGCAATGTCAGACCTTTGTCACAGGATTCTTCCTCCACAACTTTTATCAGAAAATCCAAAGGAAGCTGGATTCTGCCTTTGGCTACTTCATCCTGAACCCTCATCACGCCCAACAACAAG GGAAATCCTACAATCTGAATTGATTAATGGATTGCAAGAGGTGTCTGCAGAAGAATTGTCATCCTCTGTTGACCAAGATGATGCCGAATCAGAACTTTTGTTGCATTTCCTTGTTTCATTGAAggagcagaagcagaagcacGCCTTTAAGTTAGTGGAAGATGTTAGATGCTTGGATACTGATATTGAAGAGGTTGGTAGGAGAAGCTGCTCAAAGAAACACTTGCACCATTCTTGCTTAGAGAATGACTTTATAAATGAAAGGCAACCTACCTCTGAGCATAAAGAACCTTCCAGGTTGGAGGCACTTTCTCAAGTATCTCCTGATTTTCAGACAAACAATATGAGGTTGATGAGCAATATCAGCCAGCTTGAAAGTGCTTATTTCTCCATGAGATCCAAAGTCCAGCTTGCTGAGACTGATGCTGCCACTCGCCAAGATAAGGACTTACTGAGAAATCGTAAGAACTGGGATTTAGCACAGGAGGATGAAGAAACACAGAATACCACTGATTGCCTTGGATCCTTTTTTGATGGTTTGTGCAAGTATGCTCGTTATAGTAAGTTTGAAGCACGTGGGCTACTAAGAACCGGGGACTTCAATAATTCTGCAAATGTTATTTGTTCTTTGAGTTTTGACCGTGATGCAGACTATTTTGCTGCTGCTGGagtatcaaagaaaataaagatatttgagTTTGATTCACTCTTTAATGACTCTGTTGATATTCATTATCCAGTCATTGAAATGTCAAATGAGTCAAAGCTCAGCTGCATTTGCTGGAACAGCTACATCAAGAGCTATCTGGCTTCAACTGGCTATGATGGTGTTGTTAAGGTGTGTATATCTTGCATGCTAGATTCTTTACTGTTGAAGAAATACCTTTCTGTGGCTATCTGGCTTCAACTGGCTATGATGGTGTTGTTAAG CTATGGGATGTGA